From Oreochromis aureus strain Israel breed Guangdong linkage group 4, ZZ_aureus, whole genome shotgun sequence, a single genomic window includes:
- the LOC116327834 gene encoding myopalladin-like, with amino-acid sequence MMQSASSDEIQQPIYEDPDALLPDDTHEAQPEIKVKPAPAPRLKLYQQTSSTSNKAESSNAAGSIATTATSSESPAGYKRPQPARPAPKPPTDTKKHAEKAPIEESGQTSNAHSPVMTPDLHIEQAPPPPPRPHRFSASHSSYGSSASQRYENTSDHQSRSSSAGSTNLTPVLPALSQESPSESPSNTISGRNSSPSRPPDRHIKQPPPPPPRPHRFSSPPQYYETQSSASQKYKNKPECQSPPSSAGSTRLTPVSQAPQESLNVTGNNYSTRNRPPQLPVNPPSSHSVSGGSVHSETPQYLEILQDDSDETDLNGLLTWFNRMITSSDSTLSLYGVSKEDEMSSISQRSMNVAKAWRLYNLLMSKRKEDLQKIITDFKSICEKLSKIKKNNKNMGIAGGTTASVGGVAAVVGIVLAPVTMGASLIATAVGAGMIASAGGMGAHAAIVSKKTVTRTAVEKLVNDYMEGVADLERCLDYIIFTVMELRRHGIARLESAGAHLDAVRMAYILCNGNSKTDIHLGRAAQPGGMSSEKLLQAFTKEMDLYFTEKNGQKLKKSNKSIFSGKVCLLADGLQEGLDYLIDMWKKLS; translated from the exons ATGATGCAGTCAGCCAGCTCAGATGAAATCCAGCAGCCCATCTACGAAGACCCGGACGCTTTACTG CCTGATGACACACATGAAGCTCAACCAGAAATTAAAGTCAAGCCTGCACCAGCACCCAGGTTGAAATTATATCAACAAACCAGTAGCACCAGTAACAAAGCTGAGTCCTCCAATGCGGCTGGAAGCATAGCAACTACAGCA ACTTCCAGTGAATCCCCTGCGGGCTATAAGAGGCCTCAGCCTGCTCGTCCTGCTCCCAAACCACCAACCGATACTAAAAAGCATGCTGAAAAAGCACCAATCGAAGAAAGTGGTCAAACTTCAAATGCTCATTCACCCGTGATG ACTCCAGATCTACACATTGAACAggctcctcctccccctcctcggCCTCATCGTTTTTCAGCTTCCCACAGCAGTTATGGTTCATCAGCGAGTCAAAGATACGAG aacacATCAGATCATCAATCCAGGTCTTCCTCTGCAGGCTCCACTAATCTAACTCCTGTTTTGCCAGCTCTTTCTCAAGAATCACCGAGC GAATCCCCCAGCAACACGATCTCGGGGAGAAACTCTTCGCCTTCACGG CCTCCAGATCGGCATATTAaacagcctcctcctccccctcctcggCCTCATCGTTTTTCAAGTCCCCCCCAATATTATGAAACACAGTCTTCAGCGAGTCAGAAATACAAG AACAAGCCAGAATGTCAGTCCCCACCTTCCTCTGCTGGCTCCACGCGTCTAACTCCTGTCTCACAGGCTCCTCAAGAATCACTGAACGTCACTGGAAACAACTACAGTACACGG AACAGACCACCACAGCTTCCAGTGAACCCACCATCATCGCATTCAGTGTCTGGAGGATCAGTGCACTCTGAGACACCTCAGTACCTCGAGATCCTTCAGGATGATTCAGATGAGACG GACCTCAACGGGCTATTGACCTGGTTTAACAGAATGATAA CGTCCTCTGATTCGACTTTGTCACTTTATGGTGTCAGCAAAGAGGATGAAATGAG CTCAATCAGTCAGAGATCCATGAATGTTGCAAAGGCTTGGCGTCTCTACAACCTTCTAATGAGTAAACGAAAAGAAGACCTGCAGAAGATCATCACAGATTTCAAATCCATCTGTGAGAAGCTGAGCAAGATcaagaagaacaacaaaaacatgggTATTGCCGGAGGGACCACGGCTTCTGTGGGAGGGGTAGCTGCAGTGGTGGGGATCGTCCTAGCTCCGGTGACCATGGGTGCCTCGCTGATTGCGACGGCTGTCGGCGCTGGCATGATTGCATCTGCTGGAGGTATGGGCGCTCACGCCGCTATAGTCAGCAAGAAGACGGTGACGAGGACGGCAGTTGAGAAACTGGTAAATGACTACATGGAAGGCGTCGCTGATCTGGAACGCTGTCTAGATTATATTATCTTCACAGTGATGGAGCTGCGAAGGCACGGCATTGCTAGGTTAGAGAGTGCAGGCGCTCATCTGGATGCAGTGAGGATGGCATACATATTATGTAATGGCAACAGCAAAACAGACATTCATTTGGGGAGAGCTGCACAACCAGGTGGGATGTCATCTGAGAAATTACTTCAAGCTTTTACCAAGGAAATGGAtctttattttacagaaaagaatggtcagaagctgaagaagtcaaATAAGAGCATTTTTTCGGGTAAAGTTTGCCTGCTGGCTGACGGTCTACAGGAAGGACTCGATTATCTGATTGACATGTGGAAAAAGTTATCTTGA
- the atf4b gene encoding activating transcription factor 4b has product MTMMMTSSQFGQEDMEALLWGPSSPMADAMDSLFFRPDKEQQKGGGSLEGDAEPASPLTSSSLSSSSSPPPFYSPPPSPPALLLHGDKVGIESDLLSFPLLGHPGQLRCSQALSGDGKEDVLSDLDWMAEKVDLSDLDLDSLIGSCSPAVESHSSPEDLLASFDCPMELDSLPLPALSTPVLMNPPSASLSSIPAPSSSTVCSDTAVITVDDPESCIDGQEVPSSPLCIPEPQEELEIKSEPTSPDPESPVVESPSSPTFTLDLGSEVDVSESEVKPVVATVVPQVPKLVLSLSPTRIVLVLAPKKEVGITTATTSKVLCCSPPSSPPKTPSRSRPYPEPNYKASPPSPSTTSVKIKSPRGAGGPERAGLRLPRDKKQKKMEQNKTAATRYRQKKRAEKDSLAEEHVLLERKNVELTEKAESMAREIEYLKELMEEVRMARLKKGLSADP; this is encoded by the exons ATGACCATGATGATGACCAGCTCACAGTTTGGCCAGGAAGACATGGAGGCCCTTCTCTGGGGGCCTTCCTCTCCCATGGCTGACGCCATGGACTCGCTGTTTTTCCGCCCTgacaaagaacaacagaaagGAGGAGGAAGCTTGGAGGGAGATGCTGAACCTGCTTCCCCCCTCACCTCCTCATCGCTGTcgtcttcctcttctcctccacctttctactctcctcctccctctccgcCGGCCCTCCTCCTCCATGGGGACAAAGTCGGGATTGAGTCTGATCTGCTCTCCTTCCCTTTATTGGGCCACCCTGGTCAGCTGAGATGTAGCCAGGCGCTCTCAGGTGACGGCAAAG AGGATGTGCTCAGTGACTTGGACTGGATGGCTGAGAAGGTGGATCTTAGTGACCTTGACCTGGACTCACTGATTGGCTCCTGCAGTCCTGCTGTAGAGTCTCACAGCTCTCCAGAAGACCTCCTGGCCTCCTTTGATTGCCCCATGGAGCTCGACTCCCTCCCCCTGCCAGCTCTCTCAACTCCTGTGCTCATGAATCCTCCCTCTGCTTCTCTCTCAAGTATACCGGCCCCTTCATCTTCCACTGTCTGTTCAGATACTGCTGTCATCACTGTGGATGATCCTGAATCCTGCATCGATGGGCAGGAGGTTCCTTCTTCTCCACTCTGTATCCCAGAGCCTCAAGAGGAGCTCGAAATCAAATCAGAGCCTACTTCCCCAGACCCTGAATCCCCTGTAGTAGAGTCTCCCTCCTCCCCAACCTTTACCCTGGACCTTGGCAGTGAAGTGGATGTGTCAGAGAGTGAGGTAAAGCCAGTGGTAGCCACTGTGGTCCCTCAGGTCCCAAAGCTTGTACTCTCACTCTCACCAACTCGCATTGTCCTCGTGCTTGCCCCGAAAAAGGAAGTCGGGATCACCACGGCCACCACGTCAAAGGTCCTTTGTTGCTCCCCACCATCCTCCCCTCCAAAAACACCCTCCAGAAGCAGACCCTACCCGGAACCAAATTACAAAGCTAGTCCGCCCTCTCCTAGCACCACCAGTGTCAAGATCAAGTCCCCACGGGGTGCAGGTGGACCTGAACGTGCAGGTTTGAGGCTCCCAAGagacaaaaaacagaagaagatggagcAGAACAAAACAGCCGCCACACGCTACAGACAGAAGAAGAGAGCGGAGAAGGACTCCCTCGCTGAAGAGCACGTGCTGTTGGAGAGGAAGAACGTAGAGCTGACAGAGAAGGCCGAATCTATGGCCAGAGAGATCGAGTATCTCAAAGAACTGATGGAGGAAGTTCGAATGGCAAGGCTCAAGAAGGGTCTGAGTGCTGACCCCTAG
- the si:dkey-110g7.8 gene encoding GTPase IMAP family member 8, giving the protein MAAVSSASDTGDPRGRHPPERRLLLLGGPRSGKTSTANTILGDEVFDGGTETTHSNVGHTEIYGRRVTVVDTPPWAIPADPDDDAEADNNDNAGAESDSPPRPPPSLDSEGPCMGAILCPPGPHAILLVVSVTQPFTETERRAAEEQLGALGGGTWRYSMVLFTGIDKLPKGVFIEEHIANTGEALQWLVERCGSRYHAFDNTRKETEENTQVPELMEKVEEMITDNQGWYFEVNELILLEEEQARRALEEERMRMEEHARQREQMIGGPPRELRLLLLGWKGVGKSSVGNCILGRRYFESGQETELCLRRQALVSGRRITIVDTPGWDWFSVRRTPKRIRQESQRGAALLRPGPHTLLLVLPVVSSLTARKRRTLVAHIETLFGDSACLHTMVLFSCGDWLGRTPIEEHILRGGRELQRLLEYCGNYYHVLDSKTPGKDRSVSVLLDKIEEMIRENGDKAFLPIQTEWLSEESSYSSDNTEPEDDCRGCQLQ; this is encoded by the exons ATGGCTGCTGTGTCCTCTGCCTCTGACACCG GAGACCCCCGGGGCCGCCATCCCCCAGAGCGCAGATTGCTGCTCCTCGGGGGTCCACGGTCCGGTAAGACCTCCACTGCCAACACCATCCTGGGAGATGAAGTCTTTGATGGTGGGACGGAGACTACACACAGCAACGTGGGCCACACTGAGATCTACGGCCGCCGCGTCACCGTGGTCGACACCCCGCCGTGGGCCATCCCCGCCGACCCGGATGACGACGCAGAAGCTGACAACAACGACAACGCAGGGGCCGAGTCAGACAGCCCGCCCCGACCGCCGCCGAGCCTGGACAGCGAGGGCCCGTGCATGGGGGCCATTCTCTGCCCTCCCGGACCACACGCTATCCTTCTGGTGGTGTCGGTCACCCAGCCCTTCACCGAGACTGAGCGGAGGGCTGCGGAGGAGCAGCTCGGTGCCCTCGGGGGAGGAACTTGGAGGTACTCCATGGTCCTGTTCACCGGGATAGACAAACTGCCCAAGGGGGTGTTTATTGAGGAGCACATAGCAAACACTGGAGAGGCTCTGCAGTGGCTGGTGGAAAGATGTGGAAGCAG GTACCACGCCTTTGATAACACtcgaaaagaaacagaagaaaacacacaagtACCCGAGCTGATGGAAAAAGTGGAGGAAATGATCACTGACAACCAAG GATGGTACTTTGAGGTGAATGAGCTGATTTTACTGGAAGAAGAACAGGCCCGGAGAGCTCTGGAGGAAGAAAGGATGAGGATGGAGGAGCACGCTCGACAGAGGGAGCAGATGATCGGAGGACCTCCCAGAG AACTGAGGTTGCTGTTGCTGGGTTGGAAGGGTGTTGGAAAGAGTTCGGTGGGGAACTGCATCCTGGGCCGCCGCTACTTTGAATCGGGCCAAGAGACAGAGCTGTGCCTCAGGCGGCAGGCGCTCGTATCCGGTCGTCGGATCACTATTGTAGACACGCCGGGCTGGGACTGGTTCTCGGTGAGGCGAACCCCTAAGCGAATCCGCCAGGAGTCCCAGCGCGGGGCTGCCCTCCTGCGACCCGGACCCCACACCCTGCTGCTGGTCCTGCCCGTCGTCTCATCCCTCACCGCCAGGAAGCGGCGAACGCTTGTGGCGCACATAGAGACTCTGTTTGGCGACAGCGCTTGCCTCCACACCATGGTGCTGTTCAGCTGTGGTGACTGGCTGGGACGCACGCCCATTGAGGAGCACATCCTCAGAGGCGGACGCGAGTTGCAAAGACTGCTGGAATACTGTGGTAACTATTACCATGTACTGGACAGTAAGACACCTGGCAAAGACAGGAGTGTGTCGGTCCTGCTGGATAAGATTGAAGAGATGATCAGAGAGAACGGCGACAAGGCCTTCCTCCCCATACAGACAGAGTGGT TGAGCGAGGAGAGCTCCTACTCCTCTGACAACACCGAACCAGAGGACGACTGCCGGGGATGCCAGCTACAGTGA